Proteins encoded together in one Cicer arietinum cultivar CDC Frontier isolate Library 1 chromosome 4, Cicar.CDCFrontier_v2.0, whole genome shotgun sequence window:
- the LOC101498934 gene encoding sugar transport protein MST4-like — protein MHHLHKQRKYHSQSSQYSSSLKTRVATMTGGGFTGGNDKEFEAKITPIIIISCIMAATGGLMFGYDVGVSGGVVSMRAFLEKFFPKVLRGEELGSESNYCKYDNQGLQLFTSSLYLAGLSVTFLASYTTRILGRRLTMLIAGFFFIGGVAFNAAAQNLPMLIFGRILLGCGIGFANQAVPVFLSEIAPSRIRGALNILFQLDITLGILFANLVNYFTNKINGGWGWRVSLGMGGIPALLLTLGAYLVVDTPNSLIQRGHLEQGKIVLTKIRGTDNVDPEFFELVEATRVAKQVKHPFRNILRRNNRPQLVIAIALQVFQQFTGINAIMFYAPVLFNTLGFKHDTALYSAVITGAINVVSTIVSIYSVDKLGRRGLLLEAGVQMFLSQMVIAIVLGIKVKDHSEELSKGYAALVVVMVCIFVSAFAWSWGPLGWLIPSEIFPLETRSAGQSVTVCVNFLFTFVIAQAFLSMLCNFKFGIFFFFSGWILIMSAFVLFLVPETKNVPIEEMTERVWKQHWLWKRFVEDEKVEDGNDPSRNENVN, from the exons ATGCACCATTTGCATAAGCAAAGAAAATATCACTCTCAGTCTAGTCAGTACTCTTCATCGTTGAAGACAAGAGTAGCTACCATGACCGGAGGAGGTTTCACCGGCGGCAACGACAAAGAATTCGAAGCAAAGATAACTCCTATCATCATCATTTCATGCATAATGGCTGCTACCGGAGGTCTTATGTTTGGATACGACGTTGGAGTTTCAG GTGGTGTGGTATCAATGCGAGCATTTTTAGAGAAGTTTTTTCCAAAAGTGTTGAGGGGGGAAGAATTAGGATCAGAAAGTAACTATTGCAAATACGACAACCAAGGACTACAACTATTCACATCGTCATTGTACTTGGCGGGTTTAAGTGTAACATTCTTGGCATCTTATACAACAAGAATATTAGGAAGAAGACTCACTATGTTGATTGCTGGCTTCTTCTTCATTGGTGGTGTTGCTTTTAATGCAGCTGCTCAAAACCTTCCCATGCTCATCTTTGGTAGAATCTTACTTGGTTGTGGAATTGGTTTTGCCAACCAG GCAGTGCCAGTTTTCCTTTCAGAGATTGCACCTTCTAGAATACGTGGAGCATTGAATATACTTTTTCAGCTTGATATTACCCTTGGTATTCTATTTGCTAACCTTGTCAACTATTTCACCAACAA AATCAATGGTGGATGGGGTTGGAGGGTATCTCTAGGAATGGGTGGCATACCAGCATTACTCCTCACATTAGGAGCTTACTTAGTAGTGGACACCCCAAATAGTCTCATTCAACGTGGTCACTTGGAACAAGGAAAAATTGTTCTTACAAAGATTCGTGGCACTGACAATGTTGATCCTGAGTTCTTTGAGCTTGTTGAGGCTACTCGTGTTGCTAAACAGGTGAAACATCCCTTCAGGAATATCCTCAGGCGCAATAACCGACCTCAACTCGTCATTGCCATTGCGCTTCAG gtTTTTCAGCAATTCACTGGTATCAATGCAATAATGTTCTATGCTCCAGTTCTGTTCAACACATTGGGATTCAAGCATGATACTGCACTTTACTCTGCTGTGATTACTGGTGCTATCAATGTTGTCTCCACTATAGTCTCAATCTATTCGGTCGATAAACTTGGGCGACGAGGGCTATTATTGGAAGCTGGTGTTCAAATGTTCTTGTCTCAAATGGTGATAGCAATTGTACTAGGAATTAAAGTGAAGGATCATTCTGAAGAACTTTCAAAAGGGTATGCAGCACTTGTGGTTGTAATGGTGTGCATTTTTGTGTCTGCATTTGCGTGGTCTTGGGGTCCGCTCGGTTGGCTAATTCCGAGTGAGATATTTCCATTGGAGACTCGTTCTGCAGGACAAAGTGTAACAGTTTGTGTCAACTTTCTCTTCACTTTTGTCATTGCACAAGCTTTTCTTTCAATGTTGTGCAATTTCAAATTTGgtatcttctttttcttctctggtTGGATCTTGATCATGTCTGCTTTTGTCCTTTTCCTTGTCCCCGAGACGAAGAATGTCCCTATTGAAGAGATGACAGAGAGAGTGTGGAAGCAGCATTGGTTGTGGAAGAGGTTTGTTGAAGATGAGAAAGTAGAGGATGGAAATGACCCTAGCAGAAATGAGAATGTTAATTAG